In Aythya fuligula isolate bAytFul2 chromosome 25, bAytFul2.pri, whole genome shotgun sequence, a single genomic region encodes these proteins:
- the SPDEF gene encoding SAM pointed domain-containing Ets transcription factor, with product MGSAGPGLTALPPGRLARPDAAPLPPPWDPSAHPWGCPDSPSPPSTPEQPLPAFCLHYFDMLYSEDIAWASKGTGETSQSGAPAGRGEAQKEPEQCPVIDSQGLGLGAEGDLQGGLPLEEHSLEQMQSMVVGEVLKDIETACKLLNIAADPADWSPGNVQKWILWTEHQYRLPQIGKSFQELSGKDLCAMSEEQFCQRSPICGDVLHAHLDIWKSAAWMKEKASPGDVRYCGGDTSWADSEVDSSCAGQPIHLWQFLKELLLKPHNYGRFIRWLNKEKGIFKIEDSAQVARLWGIRKNRPAMNYDKLSRSIRQYYKKGIIRKPDISQRLVYQFVHPV from the exons ATGGGCAGCGCCGGCCCCGGGCTGACCGCTCTGCCCCCCGGCCGCCTCGCCCGGCCCGACGCTGCCCCCCTGCCGCCCCCCTGGGACCCCAGCGCCCACCCCTGGGGCTGCCcggacagccccagcccccccagcacccccgaGCAGCCTCTCCCAGCCTTCTGCCTCCACTACTTCGACATGCTCTACTCCGAGGACATCGCCTGGGCTTCCAAGGGCACGGGGGAGACGTCGCAGAGCGGTGCCCCCGCGGGGCGAGGCGAGGCGCAGAAGGAGCCCGAGCAGTGCCCGGTCATCGACAGccagggtttggggctgggggccgaGGGGGACCTGCAGGGAGGCCTCCCCTTGGAGGAGCACTCGCTGGAGCAGATGCAGAGCATGGTGGTGGGCGAAGTGCTGAAGGACATCGAGACGGCCTGCAAGCTCCTCAACATCGCCGCAG ACCCTGCGGACTGGAGCCCCGGCAACGTGCAGAAGTGGATCCTGTGGACGGAGCACCAGTACCGGCTGCCGCAGATCGGGAAGTCCTTCCAGGAGCTGTCGGGGAAGGATCTGTGCGCCATGTCCGAGGAGCAGTTCTGCCAGCGCTCGCCCATCTGCGGCGACGTCCTCCACGCTCACCTCGACATCTGGAAGTCCG CCGCGTGGATGAAGGAAAAAGCCTCCCCAGGGGATGTGAGATACTGCG GGGGTGACACCAGCTGGGCGGACAGCGAGGTGGACTCGTCCTGCGCCGGCCAGCCCATCCACCTCTGGCAATTCctcaaggagctgctgctgaaacccCACAACTACGGGCGCTTCATCCGCTGGCTCAACAAGGAGAAAG GCATCTTCAAGATCGAGGACTCCGCGCAAGTGGCTCGTCTGTGGGGCATCCGGAAGAACCGCCCGGCCATGAACTACGACAAGCTGAGCCGCTCCATCCGGCAGTATTACAAGAAGGGCATCATCCGGAAACCCGACATCTCCCAGCGCCTCGTCTACCAGTTCGTGCACCCGGTCTGA
- the PACSIN1 gene encoding protein kinase C and casein kinase substrate in neurons protein 1, with protein MSGSYDESAAATEETTDSFWEVGNYKRTVKRIDDGHRLCNDLMNCVHERAKIEKSYAQQLTDWSKRWRQLIEKGPQYGSLERAWGAIMTEADKVSELHQEVKNSLLNDDFEKVKNWQKDAYHKQIMGGFKEAKEAEDGFRKAQKPWAKKLKELETAKKAYHLACKEEKLAMTREANSKADQSNTPEQQKKLQDKVEKCKQDVQKTQEKYEKVLDELNKCTPQYMESMEQVFEQCQQFEEKRLNFLKEVLLDIKRHLNLAESSSYANVYRELEQTIRLSDAQEDLRWFRSTSGPGMPMNWPQFEEWNPDLTHTIARKEKMKKGEGVTLTNITSGETSASAGERGSVSSHDRGQTYSAEWSDDEGSNSFNASEANGGTNPFDEDSAGKGVRVRALYDYDGQEQDELSFKAGDELTKLGEEDEQGWCKGRLDNGQLGLYPANYVEAI; from the exons ATGTCGGGTTCCTACGACGAGTCGGCGGCGGCCACCGAGGAAACGACCGACAGCTTCTGGGAG GTGGGGAACTACAAGCGCACGGTGAAGCGCATCGATGACGGGCACCGGCTCTGCAACGACCTCATGAACTGCGTGCACGAGAGGGCCAAGATCGAGAAGTCCTACGCCCAGCAGCTCACCGACTGGTCCAAGCGGTGGAGGCAGCTGATCGAGAAAG GCCCACAGTACGGCAGCCTGGAGAGAGCCTGGGGGGCCATCATGACGGAGGCGGACAAGGTGAGTGAGCTGCACCAGGAGGTGAAGAACAGCCTGCTGAACGACGACTTCGAGAAGGTCAAGAACTGGCAGAAGGACGCCTACCACAAGCAGATCATGGGAGGCTTCAAGGAGGCCAAGGAGGCCGAGGACGGCTTCCGGAAAGCGCAGAAGCCCTGGGCCAAGAAGCTCAAGGAG CTGGAGACGGCCAAGAAAGCCTACCACCTGGCCTGCAAGGAGGAGAAGCTGGCCATGACCCGGGAAGCCAACAGCAAGGCGGACCAGTCCAACACCCCCGAGCAGCAGAAGAAGCTCCAGGACAAAGTGGAAAAGTGCAAGCAAGATGTGCAGAAG ACTCAGGAGAAGTACGAGAAGGTGCTGGACGAGCTGAACAAGTGCACCCCGCAGTACATGGAGAGCATGGAGCAGGTCTTCGAGCAGTGCCAGCAGTTTGAGGAGAAGAGGCTCAACTTCCTCAAGGAAGTGCTGCTGGACATCAAGAGGCACCTGAACCTGGCCGAGAGCAGCAG CTACGCCAACGTCTACCGGGAGCTGGAGCAGACCATCCGCCTCTCGGACGCGCAGGAGGACCTCCGGTGGTTCCGCAGCACCAGTGGCCCCGGCATGCCCATGAACTGGCCCCAGTTTGAG GAGTGGAACCCGGACCTGACGCACACGATAGcgaggaaggagaagatgaagaagggCGAGGGGGTGACCCTGACCAACATCACCTCGGGGGAGACCAGCGCATCGGCGGGCGAGCGCGGGAG CGTCAGCAGCCACGACCGCGGGCAGACCTACAGCGCCGAGTGGTCCGACGACGAGGGCAGCAACTCCTTCAACGCCAGCGAGGCCAACGGCGGCACCAACCCCTTCGACGAGGACTCGGCGGGGAAGGGCGTGCGGGTGCGGGCGCTGTACGACTACGACGGGCAGGAGCAGGACGAGCTCAGCTTCAAAGCAG GCGACGAGCTGACCAAGCTGGGAGAAGAAGACGAGCAAGGCTGGTGCAAGGGGCGCTTGGACAACGGGCAGCTAGGTCTCTACCCCGCCAACTACGTGGAGGCAATCTAA